The following nucleotide sequence is from Sporichthya brevicatena.
GAATCTCCAGGACCGACCCGTCCTCGTCCACGCTGACCAGCAATCCACAGCTGGCCTCGCACAGAGGGCAGGTGTGGGGGACGCCGGGCACCTGACGAGTTCTACCGCAGGGTGCGAAACGGTCCGGTCACGCGCTCCCCAAGCCCGCCGACATCTCATCCAGACGTGGGGAAGTCCTTACTCAGGATGACGGTCAGTTGGGTGGTCGAGATGCCGGCGAATGCCGGGCGAATCCTCCCGATCTGGGGGAATTGCGCCATCAGGGCCTTCGCCGCGGGCCGCAGGCCCGGCGGGAAGTACACCGTCGTCGCGGGGACGTTCCCCCGCCAGTCGTCGACGCCGGCCACGGTCCAGCCCCCCGCGGTCAGCTCGTCGGCGAAGGTCTGCGCGAGCCCGCGCACCGTCGTCTGGTTGAACACGACGACCGGCACCTTGGCCGCGGGCCGCGGGGTCGGGCTCGGGGTCGGGGCGGCCGGCTCCGGCGTCGGGGTCGGCGCCGCCGGCTGCCCGGGCGCGGGCGAGGCGGTCGCGGCCGGGCCGGCCTGCTCGGCGGCGGGGTCGTCGTCGGTGCCGAACGCCAGGATCAGCACCCCGACCAGCACGATCACCGCCAGGGCGGCCAGGGCCGACGAGGCAAGGATGCTCAGCAGCGAGGCGCCGCGCCGCGGCTCGCCGGGGGCCATGTCAGAAGGCCGAGACCTCAGACGGCCGGGACCTCAGGCGTCGAGGCCGAGACGACGCGCGGACCGCGCGCGCTGCCGGGCCGAACGCAGCCGGCGCAGACGCTTGACCAGCATCGGGTCGTAGGCCATCGCGTCCGGGTGGTCGATCAGGGCGTTGAGGATCTGGTAGTACCGGTTCGCGGACATCCCGAACAGCTCACGGATGGCCTGCTCCTTGGCCCCCGCGTAGCGCCACCACTGGCGCTCGAAGGCGAGGATCTCGCGGTCCCGCTCGGGAAGCGCGCCGGCCGGACCGTCGAACGTCACCGAACCCGGTTCCGCGAGCTCCAGCTCGGCGGCGACCTGGGCGCTGCGCTCCGACGCGGCTGCTGCGGCTTCCATCGAGTAGACCTCCGAAGCGTCCGACTGGCTCTTCCGACCGCCTGCATTCCGGCGGCATCGCCAGTCTACGGCTGAATGACATTGCTGTCATTCCCTACGTGGGCGCTACCGCCGGTAAGTCCGGCCAGCATCGCACACGCCC
It contains:
- a CDS encoding LytR C-terminal domain-containing protein, which translates into the protein MAPGEPRRGASLLSILASSALAALAVIVLVGVLILAFGTDDDPAAEQAGPAATASPAPGQPAAPTPTPEPAAPTPSPTPRPAAKVPVVVFNQTTVRGLAQTFADELTAGGWTVAGVDDWRGNVPATTVYFPPGLRPAAKALMAQFPQIGRIRPAFAGISTTQLTVILSKDFPTSG
- a CDS encoding DUF3263 domain-containing protein, with amino-acid sequence MEAAAAASERSAQVAAELELAEPGSVTFDGPAGALPERDREILAFERQWWRYAGAKEQAIRELFGMSANRYYQILNALIDHPDAMAYDPMLVKRLRRLRSARQRARSARRLGLDA